Part of the Labilibaculum antarcticum genome, TTTCCTCTTCCCACCATTTCGGGATTCTCTAATTCGGAAGGAAATTTATTTTGTGCAGAAACAAAAATTACTCCTGTAATACACACCAAACTTAAAAGTAGTTTCTTCATTATCAATATTAAAAAGGTAATAAATTACTATTCATTCTCTTTTTAAGAGCATAAATATATAAACCATACCAATAACCCACAGGTTATTCTATTTCGTTTTAAATATCCAAATCATAATTTTTAATCACAAGACTATTTGTTTACGTTCCAATTTATTTTAAAAAGAAACTCAAATAATCACAAAACGATAACAAACATTTACAAGCCTTACAGAAATCCCAGTATTTATATAGACTCGTAAACTGAAGAGATGTATGCCACTCGCATATTTTGATTACAAATGAAATACAGCAAAAGATTTACCGTATTGCTGATTATTTTAGATCGATATCTTTTACTGGAATAGCTTCAAATAATAATATTGATGATGCAGGAATAGTGAAGATTCTTGTAACGCCAATTTCAAAAGATAATCTTTGGGCACTAAAGTCAAAAGGGTCTACTAGTATAAAATCAGTATAATCGCTTTTTGGAATATTAAAAGCAGTTAAAGGATCTAATGAAATAGTATCTGCCTTTGCGGATGGATTCCTTAACATTAAAATAGCTTTGTCTTTACTCCATGATGCAACTCCATACAACTCACTATGTCCTGGATTACCACCAATAAAATGTGCATCTAACAAAACATCATGATTGGCATGTCCCCATTTGGCTGCTTCAGCTAGCACATCCCAGCATTCTTCAGTCATTAAGCTAGGCGTGATATATAGCTCCTGAAGGTTTAATCCTTGAGCAAAATAATTTTTTACTTCATCTCGGAAATCTTGTAGATTAGCAAATTTAGTCATATCAAGCGGATTACCGTCTGCATCATGACTATATGATTTTCCCTGATAACTTACACCCTGGCCAATTCCATGTATCATAAGTGAATTAAGGGGAACCAACGGATTGTGATAAGTTAACTTATACGATTCTGAATCTCTATAGGTGACTTGCTGATCTCTTGTCACATCAACAGCTCCTCTTGCATCATATCCCTGTCTCCAAAATGAATCAAAAAACCACAAAAAGTAAGGTGATCCCCAAGTTCCAACCGTTGCATTAATAAATACCTGGTTGTTTTTCTTCCTCATCTCCTGCGACAACTTAGCTACTGCATATACATCTTCAGAACCAGAAATTCTATCGAATTTAAAACTCTGCACATCACTATCCATCTTTTTAAAAACAGCAGTCTTGAAAATAGAATAATAATTTGATCCGCTTATTTTAAATGTACCATCAGTATGAGTTTCGGTATTTGAATTAACCTTCCTGGCAATTGCAACTCTTTCGGCCACACCGCCATAACCACCTGCAGGAGACATCCAAAATCCCATATTGGCTCCATATTTAGCAGCAGCTTCTTTTAATGGGGAAATACCATTTGGGAACTGACTTTTATTTAATTCCCAGATCGTACTGGCAGTATTATTATTAAGATCGTCATAACCATCATCAACAATAAAACCTTTTAAGTTTACGCCTCGCTCAACAACCAATTCCTGACCAAATGCATTGATTCTATCTATTATATTGGTTTCATTAACAGCAGAATCATTAATATCCCACCAAGTGTTGTAGTGAAGAAATGCATAATGCTCACGAATTCTTTCACGCTCTAGATAGTATTGAAAACCACGGCGTGCCTGATTGCTAGAAAAGACACCAATGGCTGAGGTTTGCGTAAAACTCTCACCTTCATGGGTTAAATACTGTCGAGGAAAATAAGCCGTTGCCTGATCGTTAGTAACAAAACATTGAGCGACAGGCGTTTCCTGTCCAAAGAAAAATTGTCCTGCCAAAAAGGGAGAACCAGCATCTCTATCTACTTTTATTGCACCTGCTCCTGTGATATCAATCATATAAATGCGGTCGATATCCCAATCTCCGGCTGTTGCTGTAAAACTTATTTCCTGGTTGATATAATTGGATTCATCTCTTAAAATTGCACTCCATGTTAACGATAGTTCTTTATCTCCAGAACTATAAATAAATGGAATAACAACTTTCCATCCATTAAATCGCTCCCTAACTCTTAAAGATTGTGAATTACCAATCAATTTTTCTATCGACGCCGTTCCTGCAGTCATCTTTGAATCAATAATTGTACTTTCATCATTTAATACTAATTTAAAAAGCTCACCCACCTGCAGATAGTTTTTAGAGTTGTTTTCTAAATCTGAAATAGTGGTAATTGAAAGATTATTAAAATCTAACTGAAATGTGAATGACAATACATTGTTTGAAAAGGTATATTGACTACCTGTATTTATTAAATTAGCAGAACCAGGATTTTTACCTGAATAGTTGGTTGCATTGCCAAAACTGCATATCATTATCAACATTGCTGCTATTGCAATAAATCTTTTAAATTTATAATCTTGTTTTCCTATCATGTTATTTGTTTATACATTAAATTTTGGTGAAAATTATACAGAACACTATTCGATTATTCTGCAAAAACTATTCAATTCTGGTCAAATTAGCATCTCCCAGATCATAAGTACCTAGCATCCCTAGAAGGAAAGATATCCCTATTCATTTTTGATTTCTCATCTAAATAAACGTAACTCTTCTGTACAGCTTAATCATTTTATTTATTTCATTCCTTTCTTTAATTCTTATGTCGTTTCGACGAGCCTTCCAACCCCTCTCTAATCGGCTCAATAAAAGCAAGTTACGCTCAATAACGAGTTTTTAAAATCATTAAATAAACTTTCTATGAATAATTGAACCTATATGCCAGTTATCCTCTGCTA contains:
- a CDS encoding alpha-galactosidase — encoded protein: MIGKQDYKFKRFIAIAAMLIMICSFGNATNYSGKNPGSANLINTGSQYTFSNNVLSFTFQLDFNNLSITTISDLENNSKNYLQVGELFKLVLNDESTIIDSKMTAGTASIEKLIGNSQSLRVRERFNGWKVVIPFIYSSGDKELSLTWSAILRDESNYINQEISFTATAGDWDIDRIYMIDITGAGAIKVDRDAGSPFLAGQFFFGQETPVAQCFVTNDQATAYFPRQYLTHEGESFTQTSAIGVFSSNQARRGFQYYLERERIREHYAFLHYNTWWDINDSAVNETNIIDRINAFGQELVVERGVNLKGFIVDDGYDDLNNNTASTIWELNKSQFPNGISPLKEAAAKYGANMGFWMSPAGGYGGVAERVAIARKVNSNTETHTDGTFKISGSNYYSIFKTAVFKKMDSDVQSFKFDRISGSEDVYAVAKLSQEMRKKNNQVFINATVGTWGSPYFLWFFDSFWRQGYDARGAVDVTRDQQVTYRDSESYKLTYHNPLVPLNSLMIHGIGQGVSYQGKSYSHDADGNPLDMTKFANLQDFRDEVKNYFAQGLNLQELYITPSLMTEECWDVLAEAAKWGHANHDVLLDAHFIGGNPGHSELYGVASWSKDKAILMLRNPSAKADTISLDPLTAFNIPKSDYTDFILVDPFDFSAQRLSFEIGVTRIFTIPASSILLFEAIPVKDIDLK